A genomic region of Pyrus communis chromosome 14, drPyrComm1.1, whole genome shotgun sequence contains the following coding sequences:
- the LOC137716595 gene encoding uncharacterized protein, producing MDPEKIKKYLFRIAMQSKWEEVIRTYELNEKARGARITKSGDTALHIAVSDGQEEHVEKLVKLITEEELKIKNERGNTPLHVAAWMGNETMCLCIAKDHPSLVGALNVDNETPLFLAAAYGKKNAFLRMHYICSPNGLPNYNYCRRNDGDTILHCAIAGDYFDLAFQIIHLYEDLVNYVNAEGFSPLHLLATKPSAFKSGSHLSRFQNIIYYCEY from the exons ATGGACCCAGAGAAGATTAAGAAATACTTGTTCCGAATTGCCATGCAAAGCAAGTGGGAAGAAGTTATTAGAACCTATGAGCTCAACGAGAAGGCTCGTGGGGCAAGAATCACCAAATCAGGTGACACAGCACTACACATAGCAGTATCCGATGGCCAAGAAGAACATGTTGAAAAGCTAGTAAAACTGATTACTGAAGAGgagcttaaaattaaaaacgagCGAGGGAATACCCCGCTCCACGTCGCAGCATGGATGGGAAACGAGACAATGTGTTTGTGCATTGCCAAAGATCATCCATCATTGGTCGGTGCTCTGAATGTAGACAATGAGACTCCTCTATTCTTGGCTGCTGCCTATGGTAAAAAAAATGCCTTCTTACGCATGCACTACATCTGTAGCCCCAATGGTCTCCCGAACTACAATTATTGTAGGAGAAATGATGGTGATACCATCTTGCATTGTGCAATTGCCGGGGACTACTTTG ATTTGGCATTTCAGATAATTCACTTGTATGAAGATCTTGTTAATTATGTCAATGCGGAAGGCTTTTCCCCTCTCCATCTTCTGGCTACCAAGCCTTCTGCCTTCAAAAGCGGTAGCCACCTCAGCCGATtccaaaatattatttactACTGTGAGTACTAA